TTGATGTCTCAGTCTCCAGCCGTCGAAGTGCGCCATGTGGGCAAGAGCTTTGGCCCGACCCGCGCGCTTGACGATGTCTCCTTTGAGTTCCGGCCGGGAGAAATCTTTGCCATGGTCGGTGCCAACGGGGCGGGTAAATCGACCCTGATCAAGATTATTTGCGGCTACTACCCGGATTTCGAAGGCGAAATCCTGGTAGGCGGCGAGCCGGTCTCTTTCACATCGCCCCATGATGCAACCGCCAAGGGGATCGCCACTGTCCATCAGATCATCAATCAGGGCGTGATCCAGACCATGACGGTTGCGGAAAACCTGGCGCTTGCCGAGTTGCTGTCGTCGGAAGAAGGCTCGCTTTTCTACAAGCCCAAAGTAATCGAGGCACGTGCCCGGGAAATCGCGGCGCGCATGGGGCTGGACCACCTGGACTTGAACCAGGAAGTGTCCGAACTGGAACAAAGCGACCGTCAGATGATTGCGATCGCGCGGGCGCTGGCGACAAATCCCAAGCTTTTGATCCTGGACGAGCCGACCTCCTCCATCTCGGAGCGTGAAACCGAAGTTCTGTTTGAGAAGCTTTTCCGGTTGCGGGAAGAGGGCGTTTCGATCCTTTACGTGTCGCACCGCCTGCATGAGATCGAGCGCATCGCCGATCGTGTCGGCGTGATCCGTGACGGTAAATACGGCGGCGTGTTGGAGCGACCTTTCAAGGTGAAGGAAATTGTCACCGCGATGGTCGGTGAGATTGAAGACAAGACCGCGAGCCGCCAGCGCAAGGACTATGCTGCTGACGCGGTGCCCAAACTGGAATTGCGTGACCTTGTGGTTCAGCCGGGCCACAAGCCGATCAACCTGAAGGTCCACGCCGGGGAAATCCTGGGCATTACCGGGCTGATCGGTGCGGGCAAGTCGGAATTGGCGCAGGTCCTGTTCGGCCTGGCAGAGCCCCTGTCCGGTCAGCTGCTGATCGACGGAAAACCGGTCCACAGCAAAACCGTGGCGGAGGCCATCGGCAACGGCGTTTTCATGGTGCCGGAGGATCGCTCCAATAATGCGGTCATCCCGGAGTTTAATCTGCGCAAGAATATCACGCTGCCCTTCCTGGGGTCCTTCAGCAACGCTTTCGGTCTGATGAAACATCGGCTGGAAAGCCGGGAGGCGACCCGTATGGTCAACGCCATGGGCGTGAAATGCGAAAGTGAGCTTTCCGATATTTCCGAATTGTCGGGGGGGAACCAGCAAAAGGTAGTGGTGGCCCGCTGGCTCATGAAAAATTTCAACGTCCTGATCCTGGACGAGCCCTATCAGGGCGTGGATATCCGGTCGCGCCATGACATCAACACCTATATCCGTGCCAATTGTGGGGATCGGGCCTTGATCGTTCTCGCGGCGGATCTGGACGAGGTTTTGGAAGTGGCGGATCGCGTGGTCGTGATGAACCACGGGATGATTGTCGGCGAGCAGTATATCGATGCCGTTGACCGGCCGACCCTTCTTCACTGGACATCTCAATCACCCGACGAAGTGACACAGGCCGTCGGGTAGAGCAGGGGCAATAATAACAATGGAACGTGTAACCGCATTTTCGATCAAATACGGCTTTTTGATCGTCATGGCCGCCTCCTTCATCGGTTTCGGCATGGTGCAGCCCGCCTTCTGGAGCGCATCAAACCTGTTTTCGATCCTGCTTGGGGTGACCATCTACGGCATTCTCGCGCTGGGCGTGACTTTCACCCTGGTGACCGATGGGCTGGATCTGTCCGTGGGTTCGACCGCCGCCATGTCGGTAATGATGGCGTCATACAGCATGGTGGTGCTGGAACTGTCCGGCGTCATGGCAGTGGTGATCTGCCTGATCATCGGGGCGTTGATCGGCCTGGTGAACGGCTTCCTGATTGTTCGGGTCAAGATTCCCGACCTTCTGGCGACACTGGGCACCATGTTCCTGATCCAGGGGTTGCAGTTGATCCCGTCGGGTGGCCGGTCCATCGGGACAGGCATGCTGCTGTCCAATGGGGACGAGGCCATGGGCGAATTTACCGAAGGCTTCCTCTTCCTGGGGCAGGGCAGGCTCTTCGACCTGGTTCCGACACCGGTTGTCTTCATGCTGGTGCTGGCGGTGCTGGTCTATGTGGTGCTGGAACATACCCGTTGGGGCCGCGTTTTCTATGCCATCGGCGGCAATGCCGAAGCAGCCCGTCTGGTTGGTGCCAGTGTCGACCGCTATCGCATCATGGCCTATGTGCTGTCCGGCCTGATCGCCTCCTTCGGTGGCGTGTTGCTGGCCTCGCGCGTCGGTCGCGGGGACGTCTCCAGCGGATCGGGCCTGTTGTTGGATGCGGTTGGTGCGGCGTTGATCGGCTTTGCGGTATTGGGCGCGCGTAAACCAAACGCCTTCGGCACAATCGTCGGGGCCATTTTTGTGGGCATGCTGTTGAACGGGCTGACCATGTTGAACCTGCCCTATTTCTGGCAGGATTTCATCAAGGGCAGCGTTTTGGTCGCCGCTTTGGCCTTCACGTTCAGCCTGGCCAAGCAACGATAATAAAAACTGAGACTGTAACTGAATTAAAACCACTTACGAACATGGAGGTTCTCATGGTTTTCAAGGGAGTGATGAAGGCGGTTGGTTTGGCCGGTGGCCTGATCGCCGGTGTTGTCGGCACCAGTGTCGCGGCAGACGCACCAGCGCCGTTTGACGGGTCGAAGAAAGTTCATATCGCACTGATCCGCCAGATGGTGGAAGGTGAGTTCATGCAGATGTATCAGGCGGGTGCACAGCGTCAGGCAGACCTGATCGGTGTGAAACTGACGGTCTTCGGCAAGAATATGGACAACCAGGCGCAGGCCAACTTTGTCTATCAGGCAATCAACATGGGCGTGGATGGTATCATTATCGACCATGGCCTGACCGAAACCATGAAGAAACCCGCCGCGGATGCAATCGCCAAGGGCATCCCGGTCGTTGCCTTCGACGTCAACCTGAAGAACCCGGATATCAACCAGATATCCCAGGACGACCATCAATTGGGCAAGATGGCGCTGGACGCCATGCTTGATGATTTCGGCGGCAAGGCCAATGTGGGGTATGTCTACGTGGCTGGTATCCTGCCCCTGGATAAACGCCATGTCAGCTTTGAAGAAGCCAAGAAGGCCAATCCGGGTCTGAAGGAAGTCGCGCGGACCGGTACACTGGAATCGCCGTTTTCCGTGAAGAACGCGGAACAGGTGAAGGCGGTTCTTTTGGCCAATCCGGATATCAATGCCTATTTCGCACCCTTTGATGAATTCGGCAAAGGCGTGATCATGGCGTTGGAAGAAAACAACATGGCGGACAAGGTCAAGGTCTATACCGCTGATATCTCCACCCAGGATATTCAGATGATGATCAAGCCCGGCAATCCCTGGGCGGCAACGGCAGCGACCAACCCGGCTGCGATCGGGGCGGTCAGTGTTCGCGCCATTGCCAAGAAGATTGCAGGCGAGAAACTGGACCACGAAATCACCATCCCGCCGATGCTGTTTACCCAGAAGATGCTGATCGACGCCGGTGTGAAAAGCATGAAACAGCTTCGCGCCAGCTTCCCTGAATTCAACCACGTGGACCGTGCCATGGCGGATTGGATTCCGGTTGATAAAAAAGGTCTTTTCTAACCCCGACTGCGAATTGGTTCGGGGATACCTCTCCCCGAACCGCTTTTTTGATCCATTTTGTTTGATGATTTGACGACGCATTTTTAGGAGAGCAACAGTGCTGAACGGTCAATTAGCTGCAGACAACCTGCCCCGTGCAGTCCGCTGGGAAGAGGGTGATCTTTACCTGCTGGACCAGACGCGATTGCCGTTGGAAACCTGCATGGAAAAACAGGAAACGGCACAGCAGGTCTGGGATTCCATTCATGTACTGAAAGTGCGCGGTGCACCTGCCATCGGGATTGCCGGGGCCTATGGCCTCTGCGTGGCGCTGAAGGACAAGACCGGCCTTGCCATTGACGAGTTTATGGCGGAAGTGGAAAATCAGGCGGCCTTCCTGGACAGTTCCCGTCCAACTGCGGTCAATCTCGGCTGGGCGCTGCGCCGTATGGTGGCGATGGCGAAGGCAAGCGGTATCACCGATGCGACCGCGCTCTATGACCGCCTTGTGGCTGAGGCTGTTGCGATCCATGAAGAAGATATCGGGCTGTGCCGTGCGATGGGGGAGAATGGCGCCCCCCTGATTACCGAAGGCATGGGCGTTCTCACCCATTGTAATGCGGGATCGCTGGCAACCTCCGAGTTGGGCACGGCGACCGCGCCCATGTATGTGGCCCACAGCCGTGGTGTGAATTTCCGGGTCTATGCCGATGAAACCCGGCCGCTGTTGCAGGGGGCACGGCTGACCAGTTGGGAACTGCAGCAGTCGGGGATCGACGTGACCCTGCTTACCGACAATATGGCGGCCCACATCATGTCCCAGGGACTGATCGATCTGGTGATTACCGGGACCGACCGTGTTGCTGCCAATGGCGATGTGGCCAACAAGATCGGCACCATGGGCGTTGCGATCCTGGCCAAGCATTTCGGCATTCCCTTCTATGTGTGCTGTCCGTCGTCGACCATTGACCTGGATACGGCCCACGGCAAGGACATCCCGATTGAGGAGCGGGGAGACGACGAAGTGACCAGCTTTGGCGCCCGCCGTACGGCCCCGGAAGGGATCAAGGTCCGCAATCCGGCCTTTGACGTGACCCCCAATGAACTGGTTACCGGCCTGATTACGGAAAAGGGGATCATCTGCGAACCCTATACCGAAAACCTGCGCGCCATGTTCGGTTGAGGTTCGGGGCATGAGTGATCAAGTGTTGCGGGTGGAATTGCTGGATACAGCCAGGGAAATGAATGCCATCGGTATCAATCAGGGTACATCGGGCAATGTCAGCGTACGGTCGGGGGATGGTTTCCTGATCACGCCGTCCGGCCTGCCTTATGATGAAAGCACGCCCGACGATATGGTGCCGATGACCTTGGATGCGGACTGGTCGGGAGACCGGAAACCGTCCAGCGAATGGCGCTTCCATCTGGATATCTACAAGGCGCGTGACGATGTGCAGGCTGTGGTCCATGTGCATTCGACCTTCGCCACAACTATCGCCTGCCTGGGCAAGGAAATTCCTGCCTTCCACTATATGGTGGCGGTG
The Aestuariispira ectoiniformans genome window above contains:
- a CDS encoding sugar ABC transporter ATP-binding protein; protein product: MSQSPAVEVRHVGKSFGPTRALDDVSFEFRPGEIFAMVGANGAGKSTLIKIICGYYPDFEGEILVGGEPVSFTSPHDATAKGIATVHQIINQGVIQTMTVAENLALAELLSSEEGSLFYKPKVIEARAREIAARMGLDHLDLNQEVSELEQSDRQMIAIARALATNPKLLILDEPTSSISERETEVLFEKLFRLREEGVSILYVSHRLHEIERIADRVGVIRDGKYGGVLERPFKVKEIVTAMVGEIEDKTASRQRKDYAADAVPKLELRDLVVQPGHKPINLKVHAGEILGITGLIGAGKSELAQVLFGLAEPLSGQLLIDGKPVHSKTVAEAIGNGVFMVPEDRSNNAVIPEFNLRKNITLPFLGSFSNAFGLMKHRLESREATRMVNAMGVKCESELSDISELSGGNQQKVVVARWLMKNFNVLILDEPYQGVDIRSRHDINTYIRANCGDRALIVLAADLDEVLEVADRVVVMNHGMIVGEQYIDAVDRPTLLHWTSQSPDEVTQAVG
- a CDS encoding ABC transporter permease, which produces MERVTAFSIKYGFLIVMAASFIGFGMVQPAFWSASNLFSILLGVTIYGILALGVTFTLVTDGLDLSVGSTAAMSVMMASYSMVVLELSGVMAVVICLIIGALIGLVNGFLIVRVKIPDLLATLGTMFLIQGLQLIPSGGRSIGTGMLLSNGDEAMGEFTEGFLFLGQGRLFDLVPTPVVFMLVLAVLVYVVLEHTRWGRVFYAIGGNAEAARLVGASVDRYRIMAYVLSGLIASFGGVLLASRVGRGDVSSGSGLLLDAVGAALIGFAVLGARKPNAFGTIVGAIFVGMLLNGLTMLNLPYFWQDFIKGSVLVAALAFTFSLAKQR
- a CDS encoding sugar ABC transporter substrate-binding protein → MVFKGVMKAVGLAGGLIAGVVGTSVAADAPAPFDGSKKVHIALIRQMVEGEFMQMYQAGAQRQADLIGVKLTVFGKNMDNQAQANFVYQAINMGVDGIIIDHGLTETMKKPAADAIAKGIPVVAFDVNLKNPDINQISQDDHQLGKMALDAMLDDFGGKANVGYVYVAGILPLDKRHVSFEEAKKANPGLKEVARTGTLESPFSVKNAEQVKAVLLANPDINAYFAPFDEFGKGVIMALEENNMADKVKVYTADISTQDIQMMIKPGNPWAATAATNPAAIGAVSVRAIAKKIAGEKLDHEITIPPMLFTQKMLIDAGVKSMKQLRASFPEFNHVDRAMADWIPVDKKGLF
- the mtnA gene encoding S-methyl-5-thioribose-1-phosphate isomerase, translated to MLNGQLAADNLPRAVRWEEGDLYLLDQTRLPLETCMEKQETAQQVWDSIHVLKVRGAPAIGIAGAYGLCVALKDKTGLAIDEFMAEVENQAAFLDSSRPTAVNLGWALRRMVAMAKASGITDATALYDRLVAEAVAIHEEDIGLCRAMGENGAPLITEGMGVLTHCNAGSLATSELGTATAPMYVAHSRGVNFRVYADETRPLLQGARLTSWELQQSGIDVTLLTDNMAAHIMSQGLIDLVITGTDRVAANGDVANKIGTMGVAILAKHFGIPFYVCCPSSTIDLDTAHGKDIPIEERGDDEVTSFGARRTAPEGIKVRNPAFDVTPNELVTGLITEKGIICEPYTENLRAMFG
- a CDS encoding class II aldolase/adducin family protein, which produces MSDQVLRVELLDTAREMNAIGINQGTSGNVSVRSGDGFLITPSGLPYDESTPDDMVPMTLDADWSGDRKPSSEWRFHLDIYKARDDVQAVVHVHSTFATTIACLGKEIPAFHYMVAVAGGKTIRCAPYHTFGTQELSDVTVDALVDRKACLLANHGMIATGPNLKKALAMAVEVEKLCEMYWRTLQLGGGPVLDDAEMDIILSKFQSYGQFAKKPANQ